The following proteins come from a genomic window of Bos mutus isolate GX-2022 chromosome 21, NWIPB_WYAK_1.1, whole genome shotgun sequence:
- the CEP170B gene encoding centrosomal protein of 170 kDa protein B isoform X5 produces MSAKMSVTSWFLVSSSGTRHRLPRELIFVGRDECELMLQSRSVDKQHAVINYDQDRDEHWVKDLGSLNGTFVNDVRIPDQRYVTLKLNDVIRFGYDPNMYVLERVQHRVPEEALRHEKYTSQLQVSVKTPAPKRAEAVPEQAPYCEASTPRPERGDRRPGPEAATYRTPLYGQPSWWGEDDGGSLPEDRHQDEPCPERPKDLAQQDGDLTGTPAGFRAPSEPQIYSFRREPSYFEIPTKETPPPRPPEAPVHEAPTRDAEPGGGGAGPVQSHACFTIEFDDCSPGKLKIKDHVTKFLRQRRPPGKEATPVEVVSAETKVADWLVQNDPSLLPRAGPGDDRHSTKSDLPVHARTLKGHKHEDGTQSDSEDPLAKVAGAPGVPTEASGEQARLQRQIKRDPQELLHNQQAFVIEFFDEDTPRKKRSQSFTHTPPGDPRLDRRRGPGPADRDRPAAPAPARGTGSSSGPQRAGSLKREKTEERLGSPSPATRAAARPFGSVGRRSRLAQDFAAQCLRDSSPAARPGPEKVPPTLPAPLTPRGASPAASSPPPPPPADPQVTKARKQEEDDSLSDAGTYTIETDAQDQEVEEARKMIDQVFGVLESPELSRASSAAFRPVIRGDREELGDGMAQRMALLQEFASRPAGVTPQVELQGLPVPGSPRGQKWVSRWASLADSYSDPGLSEDGPGRRAAELEGIPPMRPRRLLPQLPSDRADSPAGPEVARRSGPGPPEVGSEQAGLLLGQEDLEPDSLSDASGSDGGRGPEPGGGPQEERRRSPQEGPAWTRGRRSPRGPGEPAPTSFFISDPSADVALPRKAPVAPGQVEGPGRAQPSAPAPAPAPAPAHDSKYVSTSGRMVIQLQTTGKPPELEGPAPAPPKEALAFVRQESFTKEPASGPPVPGQLPQIPSHPLLQDLATTRAARMDLHSQDTHLILKETETALAALEARLLSTSFEEPEGGVGSTPGPPEDSLSGDSDVDTASTVSLLSGKNGPSPTGSQPSGLQREKPPSPPAAQDLGGVSLSSARERLSEKQRRPLGPVDTGHGEPARRLAARRGHGPRGSPDWPAEDRDSSLAHPPSADTVTSDHETPGATGAARPGTRRKPMAPPPPTAAAREEQGRGSAGVQKSQQALTRSNSLSTPRATRASRLRRARLGDASDTEAADGERGPPANQEPAGRPAAEQAKKLSRLDILAMPRKRAGSFTGPSDSDAAPTRAGFSGRSVELYCPGRKPTTMAEARPTARKATNAAAVPRQPFSRARPGSARYSSPTTQTPRAGSSGRARPRAPGLRDTDDEGEEPDPYGFIVQTAEIAEIARARPGRNPQGPAFSPTGCRLSQTLVKDVATLAREIHDVAGDGDSPGSPGPARSPSLNNVPSTPASTISAREELVQRIPEASLNFQKVPPGSLGPRDLDQNMNDRCEDALANKTRPRNREEVIFDNLMLNPVSQLSQAIRENTEHLAEKMKILFQNSGRAWEDLEARINAENEVPILKTSNKEISSILKELRRVQKQLEVINAIVDPSGNLDLLTGNRGPVGSAQVGRARPAAPGLCSPSSALPPRSFPQRTSCGTPGLPDPPFRPDFLPDAERFLI; encoded by the exons ACGTTCGTGAATGACGTGCGCATCCCAGACCAGAGATACGTCACGCTGAAGCTCAATGACGTCATCCGGTTTGGCTACG ATCCCAACATGTACGTGCTGGAGCGTGTGCAGCACCGCGTCCCGGAGGAGGCGCTAAGG CACGAGAAGTACACCAGCCAGCTGCAGGTGAGCGTCAAGACCCCCGCGCCCAAGAGAGCTGAGGCTGTGCCAGAACAGGCACCCTACTGCGAGGCCTCGACCCCCAGGCCAGAGCGGGGGGACCGGAGACCAGGGCCAG AGGCGGCCACCTACCGCACCCCGCTGTATGGGCAGCCCTCCTGGTGGGGGGAAGACGATGGGGGCAGCCTACCTGAGGACCGGCACCAGGACGAGCCCTGCCCGG AGCGGCCCAAGGACCTGGCTCAGCAGGACGGTGATCTCACGGGGACGCCGGCCGGCTTCCGGGCCCCTTCGGAGCCTCAGATCTACTCCTTCCGGCGGGAGCCCAGCTACTTCGAGATCCCCACCAAGGAGACGCCGCCCCCGCGGCCCCCAGAGGCTCCAGTGCATGAGGCGCCCACCAGGGACGCGGAGcccggggggggcggggcgggccccGTGCAGAGCCATGCCTGCTTCACCATCGAGTTTGACGACTGCAGCCCCGGCAAGCTGAAGATCAAGGACCACGTCACCAAGTTCCTGCGCCAGCGGCGGCCCCCAGGCAAGGAGGCCACGCCTGTGGAGGTGGTCTCGGCCGAGACCAAGGTGGCCGACTGGCTGGTGCAGAATGACCCGAGCCTGCTGCCCCGGGCCGGCCCCGGCGACGACCGGCACAGCACCAAGAGTGACCTGCCGGTGCACGCACGCACCCTGAAGG GTCACAAGCATGAGGACGGCACCCAGAGCGACTCAGAGGACCCCCTGGCCAAGGTGGCCGGGGCCCCCGGGGTCCCCACGGAGGCCAGCGGGGAGCAGGCGCGGCTGCAGAGGCAGATCAAGCGGGACCCCCAGGAGCTGCTGCACAACCAGCAGGCCTTCGTCATCGAGTTCTTCGACGAGGACACACCCCGAAAGAAGCGCTCCCAGTCCTTCACGCACACGCCCCCTGGGGACCCCCGGCTCGACCGGCGCCGCGGCCCTGGGCCGGCTGACAGGGACCGCCCCgctgcccccgccccagcccgAGGGACTGGCAGCAGTTCAGGGCCACAGCGGGCTGGCTCGCTCAAGCGGGAGAAGACGGAGGAGCGGCTGGGCAGCCCCTCGCCAGCCACCCGGGCCGCCGCCCGCCCCTTTGGCAGCGTGGGGCGGCGCTCCCGCCTGGCCCAGGACTTTGCGGCCCAGTGTCTGCGGGACAGCTCCCCGGCAGCCCGGCCGGGCCCCGAGAAAGTGCCCCCCACGCTGCCCGCGCCCCTGACGCCCCGTGGGGCCAGCCCCGCAGCCTCCTCCCCtccgccgcccccgcccgccgACCCCCAGGTGACGAAGGCCCGCAAGCAGGAGGAAGACGACAGCCTCAGCGACGCAGGGACCTACACCATCGAGACGGACGCACAGGACCAGGAGGTGGAGGAGGCCCGCAAGATGATTGACCAG GTCTTTGGGGTCCTCGAGTCCCCTGAACTCTCCAGAGCATCCTCGGCCGCCTTCCGCCCAGTCATCAGAGGGGACAGAGAGGAGCTTGGAGACGGGATGGCCCAGCGAATGGCCCTGCTGCAGGAGTTTGCCTCCCGGCCCGCGGGCGTGACCCCCCAGGTGGAGCTGCAG GGCCTCCCGgtaccaggctcccccaggggTCAGAAGTGGGTGTCCCGCTGGGCCAGCCTGGCCGACAGCTACTCAGATCCAGGCCTGTCAG AGGACGGCCCTGGGCGCAGAGCCGCAGAGCTGGAGGGGATCCCGCCAATGCGGCCACGGCGGCTGCTCCCGCAGCTGCCCAGTGACAGGGCGGACAGCCCCGCCGGCCccgaggtggccaggaggagtgGTCCTGGGCCCCCAGAGGTGGGCAGCGAACAGGCCGGCCTCCTCTTAGGCCAGGAGGACCTGGAGCCTGACAGCCTCAGTGATGCCAGCGGCTCAGACGGTGGGCGGGGCCCCGAGCCGGGCGGGGGCCCCCAGGAGGAAAGACGCAGGAGCCCCCAGGAAGGGCCGGCGTGGACGAGGGGCCGGCGCTCACCGAGGGGCCCTGGGGAGCCAGCCCCCACCTCTTTCTTCATCAGTGACCCAAGCGCAGACGTGGCCCTCCCTAGGAAGGCCCCTGTGGCTCCCGGGCAGGTGGAGGGCCCGGGGCGGGCCCAGCCcagcgcccccgcccccgcccctgcccccgcccccgcccatgACAGCAAGTACGTCAGCACCAGCGGGAGGATGGTCATCCAGCTGcagaccacagggaagcccccagagctCGAGGGCCCTGCTCCAGCACCCCCCAAGGAGGCCTTGGCGTTTGTCCGGCAGGAAAGCTTCACCAAGGAGCCGGCCAGCGGCCCCCCGGTGCCCGGCCAGCTGCCCCAGATCCCCAGCCACCCCCTCCTGCAGGACCTGGCCACCACCCGGGCCGCACGCATGGACCTTCACTCTCAGGACACCCACCTGATCTTAAAGGAGACTGAGACGGCGCTGGCCGCCTTGGAGGCCCGACTGCTCTCCACATCCTTTGAGGAGCCGGAGGGGGGGGTGGGCAGCACCCCTGGGCCGCCGGAGGACTCCCTGTCTGGGGATTCTGACGTGGACACAGCCAGCACCGTCAGCCTGCTCAGTGGCAAGAATGGGCCCAGCCCAACCGGCTCCCAGCCCTCGGGGCTGCAGAGGGAGAAGCCGCCATCCCCGCCAGCGGCACAGGACCTGGGGGGCGTCAGCCTGAGCAGCGCCCGCGAGCGGCTCTCGGAGAAGCAGCGTCGCCCTCTGGGCCCAGTGGACACGGGCCATGGAGAGCCAGCAAGACGCCTGGCTGCACGGCGTGGCCACGGCCCCCGGGGGTCCCCGGACTGGCCCGCCGAGGACCGCGACTCCAGCCTTGCGCACCCGCCCAGTGCTGACACGGTCACTTCTGACCACGAGACCCCTGGGGCCACGGGGGCAGCTCGGCCAGGGACGCGCCGGAAACCCATGGCCCCACCGCCCCCGACCGCCGCTGCCCGGGAGGAGCAAGGCCGAGGCTCGGCTGGCGTCCAGAAGTCGCAGCAGGCACTGACCCGCTCCAACAGCCTGTCCACCCCGCGGGCCACACGGGCCTCCCGGCTGAGGCGGGCCCGGCTGGGGGACGCCTCGGACACAGAAGCAGCAGACGGTGAACGGGGGCCCCCGGCCAACCAGGAGCCCGCGGGGCGGCCGGCGGCCGAGCAGGCCAAGAAGCTGTCCCGCCTGGACATCCTGGCCATGCCCCGGAAGCGGGCCGGCTCCTTCACGGGGCCCAGTGACTCAGATGCGGCCCCCACCCGCGCTGGCTTCTCCGGCCGCAGCGTCGAGCTGTATTGCCCTGGACGCAAGCCCACCACGATGGCCGAGGCTCGGCCCACTGCCAGGAAGGCTACCAACGCCGCTGCGGTCCCCCGCCAGCCCTTCAGCAGGGCCCGCCCAGGAAGCGCCCGATACTCATCACCCA CCACGCAGACCCCACGGGCTGGCAGCTCCGGCCGGGCGCGACCGAGGGCCCCTGGCCTCCGGGACACGGATGACGAGGGTGAAGAGCCCGATCCCTACGGTTTCATTGTGCAGACGGCCGAGATTGCAGAGATTGCCAG GGCCAGGCCTGGGAGGAACCCCCAGGGACCCGCCTTCTCTCCCACCGGCTGCAGGCTGAGCCAGACGCTGGTGAAGGATGTGGCCACCCTGGCCCGTGAGATCCACGATGTGGCTGGCGACGGTGACTCCCCAGGCTCCCCGGGGCCCGCCCGCAGCCCCTCCCTCAACAACGTGCCCAGCACTCCTGCCTCCACCATCTCTGCCCGCGAGGAG CTGGTGCAGCGCATCCCCGAGGCCAGCCTCAACTTCCAGAAGGTGCCGCCCGGCTCCCTGGGCCCTCGGGACCTGGACCAGAACATGAACGACCGCTGTGAGGACGCGCTGGCCAACAAGACTCGGCCCCGGAACCGCGAGGAG GTGATCTTCGATAACCTCATGCTGAACCCGGTGTCCCAGCTGTCCCAGGCCATCCGCGAGAACACGGAGCACCTCGCTGAGAAGATGAA GATCCTCTTCCAGAATTCAGGGCGAGCGTGGGAGGACTTGGAGGCCAGGATCAATGCCGAGAACGAGGTGCCCATCCTGAAGACGTCCAATAAG GAGATCAGTTCCATCCTCAAGGAGCTGAGGCGTGTGCAGAAGCAGCTGGAAG ttATCAATGCCATCGTGGACCCCAGCGGGAACCTGGACCTGCTAACCGGAAACCGCGGCCCTGTGGGCTCGGCCCAGGTCGGGAGAGCCCGGCCAGCCGCCCCAGGCCTGTGCTCACCCTCCTCAGCCCTGCCGCCCCGGAGCTTCCCGCAGCGAACGAGCTGCGGGACCCCCGGCCTCCCCGACCCCCCCTTCCGCCCTGACTTCCTCCCGGACGCTGAGAGGTTCCTGATCTAG
- the CEP170B gene encoding centrosomal protein of 170 kDa protein B isoform X3 codes for MSAKMSVTSWFLVSSSGTRHRLPRELIFVGRDECELMLQSRSVDKQHAVINYDQDRDEHWVKDLGSLNGTFVNDVRIPDQRYVTLKLNDVIRFGYDPNMYVLERVQHRVPEEALRHEKYTSQLQVSVKTPAPKRAEAVPEQAPYCEASTPRPERGDRRPGPEAATYRTPLYGQPSWWGEDDGGSLPEDRHQDEPCPERPKDLAQQDGDLTGTPAGFRAPSEPQIYSFRREPSYFEIPTKETPPPRPPEAPVHEAPTRDAEPGGGGAGPVQSHACFTIEFDDCSPGKLKIKDHVTKFLRQRRPPGKEATPVEVVSAETKVADWLVQNDPSLLPRAGPGDDRHSTKSDLPVHARTLKGHKHEDGTQSDSEDPLAKVAGAPGVPTEASGEQARLQRQIKRDPQELLHNQQAFVIEFFDEDTPRKKRSQSFTHTPPGDPRLDRRRGPGPADRDRPAAPAPARGTGSSSGPQRAGSLKREKTEERLGSPSPATRAAARPFGSVGRRSRLAQDFAAQCLRDSSPAARPGPEKVPPTLPAPLTPRGASPAASSPPPPPPADPQVTKARKQEEDDSLSDAGTYTIETDAQDQEVEEARKMIDQVFGVLESPELSRASSAAFRPVIRGDREELGDGMAQRMALLQEFASRPAGVTPQVELQGLPVPGSPRGQKWVSRWASLADSYSDPGLSEDGPGRRAAELEGIPPMRPRRLLPQLPSDRADSPAGPEVARRSGPGPPEVGSEQAGLLLGQEDLEPDSLSDASGSDGGRGPEPGGGPQEERRRSPQEGPAWTRGRRSPRGPGEPAPTSFFISDPSADVALPRKAPVAPGQVEGPGRAQPSAPAPAPAPAPAHDSKYVSTSGRMVIQLQTTGKPPELEGPAPAPPKEALAFVRQESFTKEPASGPPVPGQLPQIPSHPLLQDLATTRAARMDLHSQDTHLILKETETALAALEARLLSTSFEEPEGGVGSTPGPPEDSLSGDSDVDTASTVSLLSGKNGPSPTGSQPSGLQREKPPSPPAAQDLGGVSLSSARERLSEKQRRPLGPVDTGHGEPARRLAARRGHGPRGSPDWPAEDRDSSLAHPPSADTVTSDHETPGATGAARPGTRRKPMAPPPPTAAAREEQGRGSAGVQKSQQALTRSNSLSTPRATRASRLRRARLGDASDTEAADGERGPPANQEPAGRPAAEQAKKLSRLDILAMPRKRAGSFTGPSDSDAAPTRAGFSGRSVELYCPGRKPTTMAEARPTARKATNAAAVPRQPFSRARPGSARYSSPRTNSLTRDTRRRQQGSDCTSTSEEEYGSHHGSPKHTRSHASTATQTPRAGSSGRARPRAPGLRDTDDEGEEPDPYGFIVQTAEIAEIARLSQTLVKDVATLAREIHDVAGDGDSPGSPGPARSPSLNNVPSTPASTISAREELVQRIPEASLNFQKVPPGSLGPRDLDQNMNDRCEDALANKTRPRNREEVIFDNLMLNPVSQLSQAIRENTEHLAEKMKILFQNSGRAWEDLEARINAENEVPILKTSNKEISSILKELRRVQKQLEVINAIVDPSGNLDLLTGNRGPVGSAQVGRARPAAPGLCSPSSALPPRSFPQRTSCGTPGLPDPPFRPDFLPDAERFLI; via the exons ACGTTCGTGAATGACGTGCGCATCCCAGACCAGAGATACGTCACGCTGAAGCTCAATGACGTCATCCGGTTTGGCTACG ATCCCAACATGTACGTGCTGGAGCGTGTGCAGCACCGCGTCCCGGAGGAGGCGCTAAGG CACGAGAAGTACACCAGCCAGCTGCAGGTGAGCGTCAAGACCCCCGCGCCCAAGAGAGCTGAGGCTGTGCCAGAACAGGCACCCTACTGCGAGGCCTCGACCCCCAGGCCAGAGCGGGGGGACCGGAGACCAGGGCCAG AGGCGGCCACCTACCGCACCCCGCTGTATGGGCAGCCCTCCTGGTGGGGGGAAGACGATGGGGGCAGCCTACCTGAGGACCGGCACCAGGACGAGCCCTGCCCGG AGCGGCCCAAGGACCTGGCTCAGCAGGACGGTGATCTCACGGGGACGCCGGCCGGCTTCCGGGCCCCTTCGGAGCCTCAGATCTACTCCTTCCGGCGGGAGCCCAGCTACTTCGAGATCCCCACCAAGGAGACGCCGCCCCCGCGGCCCCCAGAGGCTCCAGTGCATGAGGCGCCCACCAGGGACGCGGAGcccggggggggcggggcgggccccGTGCAGAGCCATGCCTGCTTCACCATCGAGTTTGACGACTGCAGCCCCGGCAAGCTGAAGATCAAGGACCACGTCACCAAGTTCCTGCGCCAGCGGCGGCCCCCAGGCAAGGAGGCCACGCCTGTGGAGGTGGTCTCGGCCGAGACCAAGGTGGCCGACTGGCTGGTGCAGAATGACCCGAGCCTGCTGCCCCGGGCCGGCCCCGGCGACGACCGGCACAGCACCAAGAGTGACCTGCCGGTGCACGCACGCACCCTGAAGG GTCACAAGCATGAGGACGGCACCCAGAGCGACTCAGAGGACCCCCTGGCCAAGGTGGCCGGGGCCCCCGGGGTCCCCACGGAGGCCAGCGGGGAGCAGGCGCGGCTGCAGAGGCAGATCAAGCGGGACCCCCAGGAGCTGCTGCACAACCAGCAGGCCTTCGTCATCGAGTTCTTCGACGAGGACACACCCCGAAAGAAGCGCTCCCAGTCCTTCACGCACACGCCCCCTGGGGACCCCCGGCTCGACCGGCGCCGCGGCCCTGGGCCGGCTGACAGGGACCGCCCCgctgcccccgccccagcccgAGGGACTGGCAGCAGTTCAGGGCCACAGCGGGCTGGCTCGCTCAAGCGGGAGAAGACGGAGGAGCGGCTGGGCAGCCCCTCGCCAGCCACCCGGGCCGCCGCCCGCCCCTTTGGCAGCGTGGGGCGGCGCTCCCGCCTGGCCCAGGACTTTGCGGCCCAGTGTCTGCGGGACAGCTCCCCGGCAGCCCGGCCGGGCCCCGAGAAAGTGCCCCCCACGCTGCCCGCGCCCCTGACGCCCCGTGGGGCCAGCCCCGCAGCCTCCTCCCCtccgccgcccccgcccgccgACCCCCAGGTGACGAAGGCCCGCAAGCAGGAGGAAGACGACAGCCTCAGCGACGCAGGGACCTACACCATCGAGACGGACGCACAGGACCAGGAGGTGGAGGAGGCCCGCAAGATGATTGACCAG GTCTTTGGGGTCCTCGAGTCCCCTGAACTCTCCAGAGCATCCTCGGCCGCCTTCCGCCCAGTCATCAGAGGGGACAGAGAGGAGCTTGGAGACGGGATGGCCCAGCGAATGGCCCTGCTGCAGGAGTTTGCCTCCCGGCCCGCGGGCGTGACCCCCCAGGTGGAGCTGCAG GGCCTCCCGgtaccaggctcccccaggggTCAGAAGTGGGTGTCCCGCTGGGCCAGCCTGGCCGACAGCTACTCAGATCCAGGCCTGTCAG AGGACGGCCCTGGGCGCAGAGCCGCAGAGCTGGAGGGGATCCCGCCAATGCGGCCACGGCGGCTGCTCCCGCAGCTGCCCAGTGACAGGGCGGACAGCCCCGCCGGCCccgaggtggccaggaggagtgGTCCTGGGCCCCCAGAGGTGGGCAGCGAACAGGCCGGCCTCCTCTTAGGCCAGGAGGACCTGGAGCCTGACAGCCTCAGTGATGCCAGCGGCTCAGACGGTGGGCGGGGCCCCGAGCCGGGCGGGGGCCCCCAGGAGGAAAGACGCAGGAGCCCCCAGGAAGGGCCGGCGTGGACGAGGGGCCGGCGCTCACCGAGGGGCCCTGGGGAGCCAGCCCCCACCTCTTTCTTCATCAGTGACCCAAGCGCAGACGTGGCCCTCCCTAGGAAGGCCCCTGTGGCTCCCGGGCAGGTGGAGGGCCCGGGGCGGGCCCAGCCcagcgcccccgcccccgcccctgcccccgcccccgcccatgACAGCAAGTACGTCAGCACCAGCGGGAGGATGGTCATCCAGCTGcagaccacagggaagcccccagagctCGAGGGCCCTGCTCCAGCACCCCCCAAGGAGGCCTTGGCGTTTGTCCGGCAGGAAAGCTTCACCAAGGAGCCGGCCAGCGGCCCCCCGGTGCCCGGCCAGCTGCCCCAGATCCCCAGCCACCCCCTCCTGCAGGACCTGGCCACCACCCGGGCCGCACGCATGGACCTTCACTCTCAGGACACCCACCTGATCTTAAAGGAGACTGAGACGGCGCTGGCCGCCTTGGAGGCCCGACTGCTCTCCACATCCTTTGAGGAGCCGGAGGGGGGGGTGGGCAGCACCCCTGGGCCGCCGGAGGACTCCCTGTCTGGGGATTCTGACGTGGACACAGCCAGCACCGTCAGCCTGCTCAGTGGCAAGAATGGGCCCAGCCCAACCGGCTCCCAGCCCTCGGGGCTGCAGAGGGAGAAGCCGCCATCCCCGCCAGCGGCACAGGACCTGGGGGGCGTCAGCCTGAGCAGCGCCCGCGAGCGGCTCTCGGAGAAGCAGCGTCGCCCTCTGGGCCCAGTGGACACGGGCCATGGAGAGCCAGCAAGACGCCTGGCTGCACGGCGTGGCCACGGCCCCCGGGGGTCCCCGGACTGGCCCGCCGAGGACCGCGACTCCAGCCTTGCGCACCCGCCCAGTGCTGACACGGTCACTTCTGACCACGAGACCCCTGGGGCCACGGGGGCAGCTCGGCCAGGGACGCGCCGGAAACCCATGGCCCCACCGCCCCCGACCGCCGCTGCCCGGGAGGAGCAAGGCCGAGGCTCGGCTGGCGTCCAGAAGTCGCAGCAGGCACTGACCCGCTCCAACAGCCTGTCCACCCCGCGGGCCACACGGGCCTCCCGGCTGAGGCGGGCCCGGCTGGGGGACGCCTCGGACACAGAAGCAGCAGACGGTGAACGGGGGCCCCCGGCCAACCAGGAGCCCGCGGGGCGGCCGGCGGCCGAGCAGGCCAAGAAGCTGTCCCGCCTGGACATCCTGGCCATGCCCCGGAAGCGGGCCGGCTCCTTCACGGGGCCCAGTGACTCAGATGCGGCCCCCACCCGCGCTGGCTTCTCCGGCCGCAGCGTCGAGCTGTATTGCCCTGGACGCAAGCCCACCACGATGGCCGAGGCTCGGCCCACTGCCAGGAAGGCTACCAACGCCGCTGCGGTCCCCCGCCAGCCCTTCAGCAGGGCCCGCCCAGGAAGCGCCCGATACTCATCACCCA GAACCAACTCACTCACCCGAGACACGCGTCGCCGGCAACAGGGCTCCGATTGCACATCTACTTCTGAGGAGGAGTATGGCTCCCACCACGGCTCCCCTAAACACACACGCTCCCATGCCTCAACAGCCACGCAGACCCCACGGGCTGGCAGCTCCGGCCGGGCGCGACCGAGGGCCCCTGGCCTCCGGGACACGGATGACGAGGGTGAAGAGCCCGATCCCTACGGTTTCATTGTGCAGACGGCCGAGATTGCAGAGATTGCCAG GCTGAGCCAGACGCTGGTGAAGGATGTGGCCACCCTGGCCCGTGAGATCCACGATGTGGCTGGCGACGGTGACTCCCCAGGCTCCCCGGGGCCCGCCCGCAGCCCCTCCCTCAACAACGTGCCCAGCACTCCTGCCTCCACCATCTCTGCCCGCGAGGAG CTGGTGCAGCGCATCCCCGAGGCCAGCCTCAACTTCCAGAAGGTGCCGCCCGGCTCCCTGGGCCCTCGGGACCTGGACCAGAACATGAACGACCGCTGTGAGGACGCGCTGGCCAACAAGACTCGGCCCCGGAACCGCGAGGAG GTGATCTTCGATAACCTCATGCTGAACCCGGTGTCCCAGCTGTCCCAGGCCATCCGCGAGAACACGGAGCACCTCGCTGAGAAGATGAA GATCCTCTTCCAGAATTCAGGGCGAGCGTGGGAGGACTTGGAGGCCAGGATCAATGCCGAGAACGAGGTGCCCATCCTGAAGACGTCCAATAAG GAGATCAGTTCCATCCTCAAGGAGCTGAGGCGTGTGCAGAAGCAGCTGGAAG ttATCAATGCCATCGTGGACCCCAGCGGGAACCTGGACCTGCTAACCGGAAACCGCGGCCCTGTGGGCTCGGCCCAGGTCGGGAGAGCCCGGCCAGCCGCCCCAGGCCTGTGCTCACCCTCCTCAGCCCTGCCGCCCCGGAGCTTCCCGCAGCGAACGAGCTGCGGGACCCCCGGCCTCCCCGACCCCCCCTTCCGCCCTGACTTCCTCCCGGACGCTGAGAGGTTCCTGATCTAG